Sequence from the Aquimarina sp. Aq107 genome:
GGTCCAGCGCTTTGATTTTCCCATGCTATACCAAAAAGAATATCGTTGATATAACCAATTTGGCTGAATGTTTCTAGGGCGAGTTATATAAAATCCAAACTGCTGTAAGAAATAAAAATCTCCTATGGAGAATTGGTGTCCAGCTGTTATTGACGATGAAAATGCAGAATCATTAATGCCTTGTTGTTGTGCAATCTCTAGATCAGAAAAATCATACCATAACTCTATGCCAGCATTTAACCCATTAATTCCAGATATTGGTTGTAGAATTCCTCCCATGATCCCAATTAAAAGATGATTCGAAGCCTCTGCTTCTCTATCAGAAGATCTTAAACTCACAAATGAACCTAAGTAATAATCGATAGATGTTTCATAAGATTTTAAGGATTTTGGTTTTTTCTTTAATTGGGTGTTATTAATGATTTTATCAACACCTATGGAAAAAGTTGGAAAATTCATTCCTTTATTTGGCTGCTTTTGACCTCCATTAGAGATGTGATTATAATTTGCAGATAGATTGATTGCATAATTATCGTTAATATGATAATTGAGATTTAGAGATAATGCTAGGTAAAAACTAAAATGAGTACTAAATAATAGGTTTTCGGGGTTTGTTTCTTGATCAAATATTTGATCAAGATATGTTACCCCAACAGATCCTCTTAGCGAAAATTTTAAAGGTCCTTTATAGGTAAAATAAGGTTCTACAAAGTATATTAGATTGTATGAGTTACCCAGAATATTTGGATTGGCATAGTTAAAATAGGCAAATGAAAAACCACTTCTTCCGTAACAGAAACAGGTTTTCCAGGCTTTATCACTGGTTTTTAACCAACTATATTCTAATTGTAATCCATAAGGATTTGTTTGCGAAATCGGTTTTAATTCTGGCGAATGTGCGATGATAAAACCGTAATGAGATTTTGCCCCAATAAAAGTAGGATTCACTTGGGCTCCTATCGAGGTATAGATCAATGTACTGAATAAGATTAATGTAATCTTTTTCATTGTTAATCAGTGTGTTATTAAATTTACTGAAAATTATTAACGGTTTAAATTCAATTTGATACTTTATTTTAGTCTTCATAAAGAAAACCCTAGTATACTAGAAATATTATTTGCAATTATTTAGTACATTAGTAAAGAACTATAGCATACATAACAACAACTTGAAGCCAATAACGACCATCAATGATGTCATCGATTCTTTAGATGATATTATTAAAACATCACAATCTGATAATAGTCCTTTAGGATATTTTGCTGCGTTATATAAACGTGTAACTATTAAGGTAAAAGAAGGAATTGAAAATGATTTTTTTGATAACGGTCCTAGGATGGAAAAACTTGATATTATTTTTGCTAGTAGATACTTAGATGCCTATTTTTCTTATAGAAATGATAAAGTAGTGACGACTTCTTGGAAAATAGCATTTGACTTGTCAAAAAATTATTGGCCTATAGTATTACAACATTTATTAATAGGAATGAATGCCCATATTAACTTGGATCTAGGAATAGCAGCTGCAGAAGTTTCCAAAGGCACAAATATTGAAAATCTTAAAGAAGATTTTGATAAAATAAATCAAATTCTTTCATCATTAGTAATTGAAATAGAAAATGATCTAGCAAATATTTGGCCGACCCTTAAAAAAATACTCAAATTAACTCGAAACGTTGATGATTTTTTAGTTGATTTTAGTATGGAATTAGCAAGAGATGGAGCATGGGAGTTTGCTAAACAAATTGCAATCACACCAAGTGATCAATTTATAGAAGTAATTAATCAAAGAGACCTTAAAGTAGCTGATAAAGCTTCAATAATTACAAACCCAGGTTTCGTGGCTAATATTATCTTGGGTATTATTAGAATAGGCGAACGAGGATCTGTTTCCAATAAAATTCTATATTTAATATCCTAAAACGCAGTTTTTTTGTTTTTCAAAGTCAATTTTGACTTTTTTAACATAATATGTAAGGAAAATTACTTTTTTATTTAATTTTTTCGCGATAAACATCTTAAATTTTTCTTATGTTTTAATATTTTAGTTAAAAAAATGTGATAAAAACAACGCAAACGTTTGCGTGATTGTAATTTCTGTGATCCCTTGTTAAATCTTCATTTCTAGGGTTTTTATTTTTTATTATTGTTAAATAAATAGTGTTAAAAAAGAATATTCAATATAGTTTACCTTGTTTGTTTAATGATTTGGTAATTCGGTTCTTAATTTAGTAACATAATCATTAACTAAATTTAACACTATGAGAATGTTTGTCAAGTTTTTTGGAATTCTGTTATTAATTTTGTCATCATCTGCCTGCGAAACAGAAGAGTTAATTGTAGAAGATGCCGCTGATATACAAAATACAACAGATATAGATGCAAAGGCAGGACCTTGGGTTCGACAGTTTACTGATAACTTTAATTCTAATGGAAATTTAAATCAATGGGAGAGGACGCATAATAGAGCGGATTATAATTCTAGTGTATGTAATTATAAAAATTGGAATTCAGAAATAGCTAATCTTGATGGCAGTAGTTGTTTACGTCTTCAAGCATATAAAAAGAGCAATAATAATTATGAATCAGGTCATGTAAAATCTTACTTTAATTTTCATCCTGGAAATAACGAGGAATATAGAGTAAGAGCAAGAATTAAATTGTTAGCTAAGAACGGTACAAATAGTTATAAAGGATTTTCGGAAACTTATGGTGCTTGGCCAGCTTTTTGGACGGTTAATGAAACGAATTGGCCTACGCGTGGAGAAAGTGATATTATGGAAGGTTATTCTTTTGGTAATAGCGCAAGATTCGCTAGTAACTTATTTTATGGAGCAAATACCTCTCAAAATCAATTGGGAACTAGTGCTGAAAGAAGATATAATTTAGGAGAAGGATGGCATACTTACGAGCAAAGATGGATCAACAGAAATGGATGGGTTACTATTCAGGTCTATGTTGATGGGAATAGAGTTGCTAGTTATAATAATAATGTGGATAATGATCTAAGACTTCAGAATTTCAAAAACCATAATATTATTTTAAATTTAAATATAGGTTCGGACACAGGTATTTTTAATAATTCTAGCATTAATATTTACTGGAATACTTATATGTATGTGGATTATGTTCGTGTAGATAAACGGACTATTTAGAAATATAGATACTTTATACTAAACCATTACATCTTAATTAAAAATAAAAAGCTGTCTCATATTAACCTAGAGGCAGCTTTTTTAAAAATGATAGTGTTTTGATTTCGTCTCAAAAAAGCCTAAAAAATATACACCACTTAGTTTTAAGTACTTCCACTGTTGTCAGAAATGTATACAATTACATTTATCTAGTTTTTTCTTACTCTCAGTTCTGACTGGCCCATACTTAAATAGAGAGTTTTTGGTTTTTGAATTTTTAGGCTTTTTGTTTTCTATTGAATTTGGCTAACTCAAATAAATTAAGAACTTCAATATTGTTTTCTCAAAAGTACATTATATGACGACTCTAATAAAGAGTTAAAGAACTGGTTTTGATAGGGGTATGTTACCCTTTGTTTTGTGATGATATCATAGATATATATCTTTACTTTGATAATCCTAAAAAAAAATAAAAACTTAGTTCATGAATCATCAATTAATAATAAAAAGCTTGTTAAGAAATCAAAAGGTTTTCGAAGAACTATTAAGCGGTATTACAAAAGAAGAATATTTATGGAAAGACAGGCCAAATCGTTGGTGTTTACTTGAGATAGTTTGTCATTTATATGATGAAGAAATTGAAGATTTTAGAAAAAGAACAAAACATATATTAGGTACTCCAGATAAAAAGTTTAGCCCAATTGATCCCGAAGGTTGGGTGGTTAACAGAGCGTATATAAAACAAGATTATAATGTTGTTTTTAATAATTTTATCAAGGAACGAAAAGTATCGGTTAATTGGTTGAATTCTTTAGAAAATACTAATTGGAATAATGTTTCAATACATCCCGACCTTGGAGAAATGACAGCAAAACAATTTCTTACTAATTGGTTAGCACATGATTATTTGCACTTTAAGCAAATCACAAATCTAAAATTGGATTATATTAAATACACATCTAAAGAAGATTTCTCTTATGCAGAAGGATATTAGATATATAGTCTAAAAAGATTTCGAAAAGTACAGTCCAACACTATCGCCCGTAAATTGCGGTGCGAATGCGATATCGTCTAGATTTTTAAAAGGGTTCCAAGAAATAAGATGTTCATAATGGTATACTAATCGCGTTGTTAAGATTCCTATTCCAGCTCCTACAAGTACATCAGAGAGATAATGTTTGTTGTTCATCATTCTTAAGCTACCAGTGGTAATTGCAAAAATATATCCACTATACGCTAATAAAGGACTACTATCGATGAATTCTTCATATAAAACAGCAGCAGAAACAAAAGCCATAGAAGAATGTCCTGATGGAAATGAGTTTAATTGGGTAGGATCTCCTGGTCGTGCCTTATCAACCTCTTTTTTTAAGACTGTAGTAGCTGCACTGGTTACTAAAGAAGAGATTAAAAGGTTTTTAGTTTGATCGAACCAATTATTTCTTGATGCTACTCCAAAAATATCAGCAGCATACATTTGCACTATAGGGGCGTACCTTGTGTAATCATCAATGTTTAAATAAAAATTATTACCTGTGTAACCTCTAATGTCTTTTTGTAATGATTTTTCAAAATCACTAGTTGATAAAAGAATTCCAGAAGCAATTAAAGTAAAGGGTATTACTCTTTTTGTAAATAGATTTCTTTTTTGTTTTTTACGTTCAGTTTGTTTAGAAGTCTTGAAATCAACTTTAGTAGCTGGTGCTTCTGTAAATTGGGCATTGGTGGTGTTTATATATAGACATACCAATAGTAGTAGGTTAATACTAATCTTCATAGAATATTTTTTTAGGGCTCTTTTTGATTTGGGATCAAAAGCATTGAAATATACTATTTTAATATTAAAAAAATGTTAAATTAGATGAAGCTATTATTAATTTTTGGCAACTAATACTATTAACAGGTTAGTTTGTAATGTCCTTAAAAACAGTGTTTAAAGGTAGTTTCGTGTTTTTTGAAGAGTCATGAGTATTGTTGTAAGGTATTAAATTTCATTTCAAATAAACAAAACCGATATTAGCTATTGACTTTTATAGGATTCCTTTAAAAAAGGCTTATATTTGCACGCAATTAAATCTTAATTGCGATGACAGCACACGAATCCAAAATCGTTGGAGAAGGACTTACATATGATGATGTACTTTTAGTCCCTGCATTTTCCGAAGTACTACCACGAGAAGTAAGTATCCAAACAAAATTTACAAGAAATATAACGATTAACGTTCCTATAGTTTCTGCGGCTATGGATACCGTTACAGAAAGCCGTATGGCAATTGCTATGGCGCAAGAAGGTGGAATTGGTGTATTGCACAAAAATATGACCATTCAGGAACAGGCTATGAAAGTTCGAAAGGTAAAAAGGGCAGAAAGTGGGATGATTATAGACCCTGTTACATTACCATTAGATGCAAAAGTTATTGATGCTAAAAATAATATGCGAGAGCATAGTATTGGAGGAATTCCTATAGTAGATGATAATAATAAGTTGTTAGGAATAGTTACTAATAGAGATTTACGTTTCGAGAAAAATAATGAACGACCTATTTCAGAAGTGATGACTAGCGAAAATCTAGTTACTGTTGGAGAAGGAACATCATTACAGGAAGCAGAAGTTATATTACAAGATAATAAAATTGAAAAATTACCAGTAGTAAATGATGATAATACCTTAGTGGGATTAATAACTTTCAGAGATATTACAAAACTAACGCTAAAACCAAGTGCTAATAAAGATAGTTTAGGACGTCTTCGTGTAGCTGCTGCTATTGGAGTAACGGGTGATGCGGTGGATCGTGCAGAGGCTTTAGTTGGTGCTGGAGTAGATGCGGTGGTAATTGATACAGCTCATGGACATACTAAAGGAGTAGTTTCTGTTCTAAAAGAAGTGAAAAAGAAGTTTCCTGAATTAGATGTAATTGTGGGTAATATTGCAACAGGAGAGGCTGCAAAATATTTGGTAGAAGCTGGAGCTGATGCGGTAAAAGTTGGAATTGGACCAGGCTCTATCTGTACGACTAGAGTTGTTGCTGGAGTAGGTTTTCCACAGTTTTCAGCAGTTTTAGAAGTTGCTTCTGCAATTAAAGGATCAGGTGTTCCTGTAATAGCGGATGGAGGAATTAGATATACTGGAGATATTCCTAAAGCAATTGCAGCTGGGGCAGATACAGTTATGTTAGGCTCTCTATTAGCAGGAACAAAAGAATCTCCTGGGGAAACAATTATTTACGAAGGAAGAAAATTTAAATCCTATCGCGGAATGGGGTCAGTAGAAGCAATGAAAAAAGGATCAAAAGATCGTTATTTTCAGGATGTAGAGGATGATATCAAAAAACTAGTTCCAGAAGGAATTGTTGGTCGTGTAGCGTATAAAGGAGAATTATATGAGAGTATTCATCAATTCGTTGGTGGATTGCGTGCTGGTATGGGATATTGTGGTTCTAAAAATATTAAAACGCTACAGGATACAGGCCGTTTTGTGAAAATAACTGCTAGTGGTATCCATGAGAGTCATCCTCATGATGTTACTATTACTAAAGAAGCTCCTAATTATAGTAGGTAATAAAGTTTTAAATAAAGATATAAAAAAACGCTTCAAAATTATTTGAAGCGTTTTTTTATAATGTATTTTAATAGGTAAGATTACTGTACTGGAATTCCCAGTTTTGTCATTACCGTTTTAGTAAGATCAAATTTTGGATCTACATAC
This genomic interval carries:
- a CDS encoding acyloxyacyl hydrolase, whose amino-acid sequence is MKKITLILFSTLIYTSIGAQVNPTFIGAKSHYGFIIAHSPELKPISQTNPYGLQLEYSWLKTSDKAWKTCFCYGRSGFSFAYFNYANPNILGNSYNLIYFVEPYFTYKGPLKFSLRGSVGVTYLDQIFDQETNPENLLFSTHFSFYLALSLNLNYHINDNYAINLSANYNHISNGGQKQPNKGMNFPTFSIGVDKIINNTQLKKKPKSLKSYETSIDYYLGSFVSLRSSDREAEASNHLLIGIMGGILQPISGINGLNAGIELWYDFSDLEIAQQQGINDSAFSSSITAGHQFSIGDFYFLQQFGFYITRPRNIQPNWLYQRYSFWYSMGKSKRWTIGASLIAYGKVADHMDGRLIYIIN
- a CDS encoding DUF5995 family protein, which codes for MKPITTINDVIDSLDDIIKTSQSDNSPLGYFAALYKRVTIKVKEGIENDFFDNGPRMEKLDIIFASRYLDAYFSYRNDKVVTTSWKIAFDLSKNYWPIVLQHLLIGMNAHINLDLGIAAAEVSKGTNIENLKEDFDKINQILSSLVIEIENDLANIWPTLKKILKLTRNVDDFLVDFSMELARDGAWEFAKQIAITPSDQFIEVINQRDLKVADKASIITNPGFVANIILGIIRIGERGSVSNKILYLIS
- a CDS encoding glycoside hydrolase, encoding MFVKFFGILLLILSSSACETEELIVEDAADIQNTTDIDAKAGPWVRQFTDNFNSNGNLNQWERTHNRADYNSSVCNYKNWNSEIANLDGSSCLRLQAYKKSNNNYESGHVKSYFNFHPGNNEEYRVRARIKLLAKNGTNSYKGFSETYGAWPAFWTVNETNWPTRGESDIMEGYSFGNSARFASNLFYGANTSQNQLGTSAERRYNLGEGWHTYEQRWINRNGWVTIQVYVDGNRVASYNNNVDNDLRLQNFKNHNIILNLNIGSDTGIFNNSSINIYWNTYMYVDYVRVDKRTI
- a CDS encoding DinB family protein, whose product is MNHQLIIKSLLRNQKVFEELLSGITKEEYLWKDRPNRWCLLEIVCHLYDEEIEDFRKRTKHILGTPDKKFSPIDPEGWVVNRAYIKQDYNVVFNNFIKERKVSVNWLNSLENTNWNNVSIHPDLGEMTAKQFLTNWLAHDYLHFKQITNLKLDYIKYTSKEDFSYAEGY
- a CDS encoding phosphatase PAP2 family protein, which encodes MKISINLLLLVCLYINTTNAQFTEAPATKVDFKTSKQTERKKQKRNLFTKRVIPFTLIASGILLSTSDFEKSLQKDIRGYTGNNFYLNIDDYTRYAPIVQMYAADIFGVASRNNWFDQTKNLLISSLVTSAATTVLKKEVDKARPGDPTQLNSFPSGHSSMAFVSAAVLYEEFIDSSPLLAYSGYIFAITTGSLRMMNNKHYLSDVLVGAGIGILTTRLVYHYEHLISWNPFKNLDDIAFAPQFTGDSVGLYFSKSF
- the guaB gene encoding IMP dehydrogenase produces the protein MTAHESKIVGEGLTYDDVLLVPAFSEVLPREVSIQTKFTRNITINVPIVSAAMDTVTESRMAIAMAQEGGIGVLHKNMTIQEQAMKVRKVKRAESGMIIDPVTLPLDAKVIDAKNNMREHSIGGIPIVDDNNKLLGIVTNRDLRFEKNNERPISEVMTSENLVTVGEGTSLQEAEVILQDNKIEKLPVVNDDNTLVGLITFRDITKLTLKPSANKDSLGRLRVAAAIGVTGDAVDRAEALVGAGVDAVVIDTAHGHTKGVVSVLKEVKKKFPELDVIVGNIATGEAAKYLVEAGADAVKVGIGPGSICTTRVVAGVGFPQFSAVLEVASAIKGSGVPVIADGGIRYTGDIPKAIAAGADTVMLGSLLAGTKESPGETIIYEGRKFKSYRGMGSVEAMKKGSKDRYFQDVEDDIKKLVPEGIVGRVAYKGELYESIHQFVGGLRAGMGYCGSKNIKTLQDTGRFVKITASGIHESHPHDVTITKEAPNYSR